A DNA window from Falco peregrinus isolate bFalPer1 chromosome 8, bFalPer1.pri, whole genome shotgun sequence contains the following coding sequences:
- the TFCP2L1 gene encoding transcription factor CP2-like protein 1 isoform X3, whose protein sequence is MRKRCQSYEIRLLENRKLGEFQDLNTKYVKSIIRVVFHDRRLQYTEHQQLEGWRWSRPGDRILDIDIPLSVGILDPRASPTQLNTVEFLWDPSKRASAFIQVHCISTEFTPRKHGGEKGVPFRVQIDTFKQNENGEYTEHLHSASCQIKVFKPKGADRKQKTDREKMEKKTTQEKEKYQPSYETTILTECSPWPDVPYQMNNAPSPSYNSSPNSFNLGDGFWTPFLQSDREKSQPSCNSSPTHQVELLPPSNDHLLPSASIQDAQQWLHRNRFSPFCRLFSSFSGADLLKMSKEDFVQICGPADGIRLFNAIKGRNVRPKMTIYVCQEPEQNRSHLHQKRETIDGSLCVYHAIFLEELTTLELIEKIANLYSISPQQINRIYRQGPTGIHVLVSNEMVQNFQDESCFVISTLKAESNDGYHIILK, encoded by the exons GTCAGTCTTATGAAATCCGTCTACTTGAGAATAGGAAATTGGGAGAGTTTCAagatttaaacacaaaatatgtAAAG AGCATAATTCGTGTAGTTTTCCATGATCGACGCCTGCAGTACACAGAGCATCAGCAGCTTGAGGGCTGGAGGTGGAGTCGTCCTGGGGACCGCATCCTTGATATAG ATATTCCGCTGTCAGTTGGTATCTTGGATCCCAGGGCCAGCCCAACCCAGTTGAACACTGTTGAATTTCTGTGGGATCCATCAAAGAGAGCCTCAGCATTCATTCAG GTACATTGCATCAGCACAGAATTTACTCCACGGAAGCATGGAGGAGAGAAAGGGGTGCCCTTCCGGGTGCAAATCGACACCTTTAAGCAGAATGAAAATGGTGAATACACAGAACACTTGCATTCTGCAAGCTGCCAGATCAAAGTGTTCAAG CCTAAAGgagcagacagaaaacagaagactgacagggaaaaaatggagaagaagACCACCCAAGAGAAGGAGAAGTATCAGCCTTCCTATGAGACAACTATTCTCACAGAG TGCTCTCCCTGGCCAGATGTGCCTTATCAAATGAACAATGCTCCATCTCCAAGCTACAACAGTTCTCCCAACAGCTTCAACCTTGGAGATGG ATTTTGGACGCCTTTTTTACAATCTGATAGAGAAAAAAGCCAGCCCAGTTG CAACAGTTCTCCAACCCACCAAGTGgagctcctgcctcccagcaATGAT catctccttccttctgcttctatTCAAGATGCCCAGCAGTGGCTTCATCGTAATAGGTTCTCTCCATTCTGTAGACTCTTCTCAAGTTTTTCGG GTGCTGACTTACTGAAGATGTCCAAAGAAGATTTTGTTCAAATCTGTGGGCCTGCTGATGGAATTCGGCTCTTTAATGCAATCAAAGGAAG AAATGTAAGGCCCAAGATGACAATTTATGTCTGTCAAGAACCAGAGCAAAACAGGTCCCATCTCCACCAAAAACGAGAAACTATAGATGGCAGTCTTTGTG TATATCATGCAATCTTCTTGGAAGAATTGACCACGCTGGAATTAATTGAGAAGATTGCAAACTTGTACAGCATTTCTCCACAGCAGATAAACCGAATCTATCGGCAGGGACCCACCGGGATCCATGTATTAGTGAGCAATGAG ATGGTGCAAAACTTCCAAGATGAATCTTGTTTTGTTATCAGCACATTAAAAG CTGAAAGCAATGATGGCTACCACATCATTTTAAAATGA